The window AAGTCCCTCAGCAGGGGGAGGATCTGTACCTCAGCAGAAGTTCTCTTCAGCAGCTAATCAGGAAGGAGCTTAGAGAATTTAATCTGCACCTTTCTTAATTTGAGAGCTACATTACCTTCATTCTTTATAAGCAGAGACTCTAATCATTAAAATGAATGCAGCACCAAGGTTTGAAACTTGTAGTACAAAACGTAGCCTCACCTTTCCAAATCTTTTTCCCTTATGTTTATTTAATCTCCAGCAAGTTGTATAAAAATGGATTTGAAGATATCCACAGCCATGCCTTCAACGGGACAAAGCTGAATCAACTGTGAGTATGCTATCCCTCCTCAGTAATTTACACAGtaaataagaatttaaataGTCAGAGGCTCTTCCTTCAGTTTAACTGGCTGTGTCTTCTGTTTCCCAATACCCATGAGAAAACTGCAACTTTCAGTGTCATTGTGACTCAGTTGTTaatcctgcagctctcactgcttttcctgaaaCAACATCCCTTAAAATAGTACAGCTTTTGTGAGAAAAGCTTGTAATTCTTAAGAAGATTTCATAAATTAGTGTAGAACTTGAAACAGTAGCCCAGACTAAGCAATCTACAGTTTATGTCTGAAACATCAATAGTTTTTAATCCCTCTCACACGCTGGGGGACTAGTGTGTTGGTTTGGGAAAAATGTATATTTGCTACTGTAGTGAAAGAATCAGCCTGGTTATTCCTGGTTTAAGTCAGAAGAATTTGGAATTTATCATATTTAAGTGTAGACGATAATGATCTGATGGCATCAGAGGAAGTAAAGGTCACATGGGAAATACAAGCGCTCCCCAGCCAGGCAGTGCAACAACCACTGCTGTGGTGGGAGAAAGAACTGAAACAGGTGTGAAGAATAAAccaaaaaagtgatttttaaaacacagatgtaaagagatttcatttttgGTTTCACAGGATCCTGAAGGACAACAAGAACCTCAGGCGGATCCACAACGATGCCCTGAGAGGGGCCACAGGGCCAGATGTCCTGTAAGTATCCACAGCTCCATGACCTGAGTGTCCTGTGGGAACTTCACTGTGCCACCAGGGCTGTGTCAccacagcaaacacaggctTCAGGTCTGGAAGGAGATTTGATCTCTTACCCTCTGTGTACAAAGTGGAAACATGGCAAGGAGATGCCATGAAAATAGAGAGTGAAAGGAGTTCACACAACACATCAGTTCCAGTGTTGGCATTGATCTCCACCTCTTAgacattttggtttttgctttatttgtgtCAGATCCTCCTTATCCTGTATCTTATATTCTGACATTGTAAACTAACTTGTCCTTTGGTAGGATGGACATGTTTTGGCAATATATAGGTTTAGAACTTGTTTATAAAAGTGAACCAGTTGATTGCACGCTGTAAGCTCATGCTGAATAAAACTTATTATTATCATCCTCATGATTTATTAATCAAGGACTTACTGGAGGGCTGCCCTGGCAATAAAACACAGTGTGCTTCTGTAAATAGCACTTTGTGCTGCACATGCCTTTTTTGAGCCTCTTATTGGTGCTTTATGGAACATGGCATTACTGACATCACTTTCAGAATTGTgggcctttttttcctttatttaatgTCCTGACTCTTAAAATCCTTAGTCACTGATGGACTTTCCTCACACAAACAGCCCCTCTGAAGTTACTGTAAGCCAAACTCCTTAAGTTTGTGTTGGCAAGAATGACAGATTCTTTTGAGGTTTTAATTAATAGCCATTTAATTAAAGCACCTAGAACAGCCCTTCAGAGCCAGAGAGTGAGGAGGGTGTCCTACCTGTCAGCTGGCTGGAGAGTCACTATTGCTCACCTTCTTGTCTCCATGTCTCGGGCTTAAAGAGGCATCCCTCACTCCATACATGAATTTCCAATGGAAAGGTCAGGATACAGCCCCTGGAGTGGTGGGTTTCAGTTTCCCCAGGACTAAGGAAGCTCCTTgactggctggagctgctgagccacagGGATGCTCTTACCCTGCTGCTCTGTAGTTTCACAGACCATGTCTCTGAGCTGGGCATCAGGTGCTGAAGCAGCTTTGTAGATCTGAACCTTTATGAAAAACCAGTTGCTGTTACCTACTGTCATGCTTTGGTGGTATTTTTGTAGGGATGAAAAGTGCATGCTCTCTTTGTTTCACAGGGATATTTCTTCAACAGCGCTGGAGTCTCTGCCTAGTTACGGGCTTGAGGCCATTCAGATCTTAAATGCAACCTCATCTTACTCATTAAAGAGGCTGCCACCCCTGGATAAATTCAGCAGTCTTCTGGAAGCTGTCCTAACATATCCCAgccactgctgtgcttttcGAAATCTGAGGACAGAAAGGTAAGTCCAAACAGCACATTATGGTACTGCAGTGCTTCAGAAGTTCCACAATGGCAATTCTGCTTTATTCAGCTCACATGGTTTGATCATCTTTATTCCTGTTACAGGGAAGCTGTGGTGCATTGCAAGGCCTTGCAGGAAACAGCAAATCTCTGCCAAGGCCAGGAAAATTATGTCCATTTATTTTAGAGCAGAAATGGATCCCATCCTGTGCCCTGGATCTGCCAGCAGAAACGTTATTCTAAGCTTGTTTAAAACTTACATTTTTCTTGGTATCTCAATTAAAAGCCTACTGGcatacagaaaacaaacttttatCAATAGCACATTGccctaattaaaaataaaatgaaacccCTGTAGCCTTTAGCTTAATTAATACAGGTGATACGATGACATAGTAGAAAGGGCAAGCTTTCAATTACCCACCAAAATTTAATGCCTGCCCCAAGCCTACAGCAAGAGGTTACGTGGTTTAATTCCAACCATTTCAACTAACAGACAGTATtgctctccccacagctggAAACCATGGCACTGGGAGAGCTTTGCATCCACAAACTTGGGGTAGTTAACCCAAGACAACTGGAGctcatttttcagcatttatgGTTCAAAGAAACCAACCTCCAGTTGGCTTCAGGCAGCCAAAGCTACCCCAGATGGGTTTAGTTTGAACCATGGAGGTGCCTCATTTCTCGTCCACCTCAAAGGAAGGCCACAGCAATGACTGAGCAGGCAGTTGTGGCAGGCCTGATCAGTGTCACCCCCTGCCTTCACTTCAGGGATGTCCTGGAAAGGCAGGAGTACATTCCAGGAGTACATTCCAATTCTGTAGGGTAAAATTAGGGGTTTTAATCTATGCTTTCTCTGCCTACCGCATTTTACTAAGGAGTTATTGATTCTGCAAGAACAGAACAAAGTTTCTACTGTTAAGCATTTCCATGGCTAATGAACTGATTCTGTCACAGATCACATCTCTGAGTGTATTAAATGCAGGAGTAACTctggcagagaagaaaaggtGTTTATTCTGATAAAGATAACTACATTTCTGATGCTCTATTATTTTTGTGGTGCTTGACTTTGAAGCATGGGCATGGCCTATAAAAACAGATGTGCCTTAGTAAGTCACTTTCTTATATTTATATTAAGTGACTGTTTTCTTAGTAAATTGCTGGGGAGGAAATCCCATGCAAATCAGGAAATGACTGCTCCCCTACCAGGGGCATCAGCAATGAGGTGAGACAAAGCCATTTCCATTCATACTGATAGAGTACTTTCAAAGGCTCAAAACCAGAGATTTTGCCAAATGTATCACCTTTCAACTTGTACTATTCAAACTGCTTTACTTCAAGCTTGCAAAGTCTCCCTCCAGATCCcagacagcttttaaaatagagTCACCTTGGGAAGATTCACCCCATGCACCAGGcatgggctgggggctgagctgctggaaaacagctctgcaggggacCAGGGGACccatccctgagccagcagtgtgtccttgtggccaagaaggcctaaggtgtcctgggctgcattaggtactgcagtgccagcaggtcagggaggtgatcctgaccctctgctcagccctggagaggccagtctggagtgctgtgctcagttctggcATCCTCAGGAtgagagagacatggagctcctggagcagatcCAGTGGAGGGCTACTAAGATGGTCAAGGGTCTGGAGAGcctctcttatgaggaaaggctgagggagccgGGGCTGTTCAGCCCCGAGGAGAGAGGACTGAGAGGGAATCTCATCAATGTCTGTCAGTATCTGAGGGGAAGTTGTCAAGGAGATGTACCAGGCTCTGCTTGGTGGTGCTGGGCAATGAgacaagaggcaacaggcagGAACTGATGCATAGGAAGTTCCatctgaatatgaggaagaacttcctTCTGTGCAGGTaaccaagcactggaacaggttgcatGGAGAGGATGTagagtctccctcactggggatattccagaactgtctggaatgtgctctaggatgacacagggaggttggaccagatgccCCACCatggtcctttccaacctgacccattctgggGTTCTGTATCAGGCCagtttcccagcagctgtgaaCAGGCACTTCTCCAAAAGCCAGCCTAACTGCTTCCATTCATCCTGGTGGAGAATCTGGCCCACTTCAATacaatatttcaaaacacaCCACTTGATTCAAGTTCAAGGTATTTCactataaaaaaaatacatcctaCACAATAACCAAGCTGAAAGACCATCCTTATACACCTTACACATTCTGACACTGCCTATTTGCACAGCATTTGAAGTCTTCTCCTTCCCACTTCCAGATGTCTGCAGGAACATTTGTGCTGCCTCGAGGCCAGCACTGGCTTACCTTACATGTCTCTGAAGATCACTTGCAGAGAAGACAAGGCTTTGgccaaaatccagcctgaaaCTTAACTTTCTTCTCATCCTTCTTGCAGACAGAATttgttgttttccatttttgacAACTTCTCCAAGGAGTGTGAAAGCACCATGAGGAGACCGACTAACGAAATGCTGTAAGTACCTCTCTGCACAGAGATGGTGGAAGCAGCAAATACAGACCTCCTCCCCTTTCTGCTGTTCACATGTTTTTTACTAAGCAGGTCTTTGCCTGCCAATTCAGTCACCCCTACAAGTTGCACAGTGGCAATTTTACTATCATTAAACCAAGATTTggattttcaaaaggaaaggggaataaaaaacCCTCATGATTTCACAAGCTTTCTCATTCCAGTTTGTCTTGTGAGTTCTGAAcagatttcaaaataatgattaaatatttacagaagtTAGTAGCCTACATGGAGACTTTCCATTCCCTGAAATAAATGCTGCTATTGGTGTGATGCAAAGAAGAGCTGTTAttgttaactttttttttgcctataGAAAGGATAATTCAAGCTCTGCATATCAATAGTTTTCCATGGTAGAATGGAGTCCCTGATCTAGAAGTGTGATGACCCCATGCCAGTGGTTTACTCTGTCTAAACATGTCTTTTCATATCATCACAGTTTTGCTTGACAGTGTTCAGAGTGACAGTGAGAAAGGCTAATATCAGAACTGTTGTGTTGGCTGTGCTGGATGGCACAGGCTCTAACCCAGCTTTTAAGAGAGAAGTTTAAAGATTTGCTATTCTTCATCCCTCTGCAGCTACATGAGAGACCTTGGGACTTCTTAGCAGCCCTGACGTGGCGTCAAAGCATTCTAAAGTCTAGAAGAAACAAGGTTATGGTCACAAAATCCCAATGGCTAAATACAGCTGAAAATGTGATTGATTCATTGGGATAATTACTTCCTTGGACATTATCTTGTTTGCTGGTTGGTGAGGCCTCCTACACTTGCCATTTGGTTTTATCTGTCTGCTTGTTTTGGATTAGCATCTGTTGCACTCCTGCTGTGCATTAAGTAGTCTGCCCAGCCTATTGGCTCCTGAAGCTTTTTCCTTTGgcaaatcccaatcccagcaaTTCTCCCAGCAATGAGCAGGCATTATAATAAGCAAGTGAAAGTAAGGTTATGGTTCATGGGCTTAATGGCTGCAGAACCACAGCAGAAATCATCTGAAAGTCCTGAATTCAtactagtaaaaaaaaaagaaaaatccagcttCTACATAGCAGCATATTCACACAGCCTCTCAGAAAATCACAATCATTTTTATAAGTAAATAGAGTCAAATGTATTCCCTGCTCTTCCAGTTTGAACCAGGCAAGTAAATGCAATACACTGGGCAGTTTTCCATATACAGAGAGAAGTAAGGATAACGAGTTTGAGACATTATTTGCCCCACAGGAATAGCTGAAAAGCAGCTCAATTTCATTTGCTAGTTAAAAGACCCTGCTCCAGAAATATCATTTAATGGACATGCTTCAGTAGATGTGGAAGCTTAAGCATGTATTTAAATTATCCTAAAGCTACCAGTTTTCTCAAGAGTTGTCCTCAATAGAGATATTTTCCAGGTCTCACACTGCAGACTGTTTGCCCACCAAACACTCCCAGTCAGGATGATTGGGAAGCTGGGAAATGGGCACCTGTTATGGGCAGGGAAGTGCCAGAAAAGAAGTGTTTACTTTTAACACATTTCTTCTTTGGCAGGCTTATCACCACACTTTTGCTAACCTAGAGATTTTAGAAGTCCATCTTAAAAACCTACAACATTTTTAATTAGGCATTAGGTGCAGCCtaaatttaataaattcctAGCTATCAGTGTGATTTAGTTAACCATGCACTTCTACTCCTTGCCCTACAATACTGCGAACAGCAAATTCCTCAGCACCTCCCAAGCCATACATAGTCTCAGGAATTTGTTTGCTAAGTGCCTTTCCTAAGGGGAGCAAAGGTGCACAGTTAAAATCCATAGGTTATGTTAGTATGGCTTCTACAACTGCCTGTGAAACCTCTGGGCATCAAACCTGTAATCCGTCAGCCCAGGTGTTGCTGTGGCTTGGACTGCAGCCAACCAGCAGCATGGGAACCGTGGCTCCTCCACAAAGCAGTAAAAGTGAAGTACTTACAAATAAGCAAGTTGTATAAGAGAGCATTTCTGTGGATGGGACTGTGacccctgctgctctccaaggcTGCTTCCCAAACATAAAGCATCCTTACAAGGCTTCATTATTTGTAAACACCCTGTAGAAACACATGGAGGAAGTCACTGTTTTAGAACAACTGTTATCTGTTGTCTTTTGCAAAAGAACGCGACTGGCATGTAACAAATAACTCACTTCTGTTTGGGGGGTGGTTTTTTCATGGTTACAGCGATGACTCCAACAGCACATTGCTGTGGTCACCGGAGAGGAAGATGCACCCCTTTGGAACAGATTATGAGAGTTCTCCCTACAGTTACTCAACCATTTTCGACGACAGCGAAATGGCCAGCTTTGACTTTGAGTACGACTTCTGCCAGCCTAAAGTCCTCACGTGCACCCCGGAGCCAGACGCCTTCAATCCCTGCGAAGACATCCTGGGCTACAGCTTCCTCAGGGTGCTGATCTGGTTCATAAACATCCTGGCCATCGCCGGCAATTTCACCGTGCTCCTCGTTCTCCTGACCAGCCACTACAAGCTCACCGTCCCTCGCTTCCTCATGTGCAACCTCTCCTTCGCCGACTTCTGCATGGGGCTGTACCTGCTGCTCATCGCCTCGGTGGACGCGCAGACCAGCGGGCAGTACTACAACCACGCCATCGACTGGCAGACGGGCGGCGGCTGCAGCACGGCCGGCTTCTTCACGGTGTTTGCCAGCGAGCTGTCGGTGTACACGCTGACGGTGATCACCCTGGAGCGCTGGCACACCATCACCTACGCCATGCAGCTGGACCGCAAGCTGCGCCTGCGCCACGCCGTGCCCATCATGCTCGGGGGCTGGCTCTTCTCCATCGGGATagccctgctgcctctctttGGGGTCAGCAGCTACATGAAAGTCAGCATCTGTTTGCCCATGGATATCGAAACGGGCCTGTCCCAAGCCTACATCCTGCTGATCTTGGTGCTCAATGTTGTCGCCTTCGTTGTCATTTGTGCTTGCTATATCAAGATTTACATCGCTGTGCAGAACCCAGAGCTGGTGGCCGCCAATAAAGACACCAAGGTCGCCAAGAGAATGGCAATACTGATCTTCACGGATTTCACTTGTATGGCCCCCATCTCCTTTTTTGCCATATCCGCTGCCTTCAAAGTTCCTCTCATCACGGTGACCAACTCCAAGAtcctgctggttttattttaccCCGTCAACTCCTGTGCAAACCCCTTCCTCTATGCCATTTTCACCAAAGCATTTAGGAGGGATTTCTTCCTGCTGATGAGCAAGCTTGGCTGCTGCAAGAGCCGAGCAGAGCTCTACAGGATGAACTATTTCTCTGCTTATAACTCCAACTGCAAGAATGGCggtgcagccacagcccccacCAAAGCCTCCCAAGCATTCTTGCTCTTGTCAGCCTTAGAGAAGCCCTATCCTGCAGCACGGGACAAGACATCTCACAAGGAAAATTTACCCAGAGTGCCAAGTTACCCTTTGCAAGGCCAGCTGTGATTATCTTAGTGACTAGGGATTGTTTTAAAGTGTCTTGAACAtttcataataaataaaaatgccagTCAGTAATTCTTATGCAACATAACTGTTCTGACATTCAAAGTGgtgttttcccttctcttcctttgtGATGATAGGTGTGGAAGGTGGCTATTAAGCAAAACTTTTCTGTGTGGGGAACCAGAAGAGTCCAGGAGTAGTCAAGTGGCTCTTGAAGCTAACAGGTACTGCAGTGATTGCagcctggcttttttttttc of the Camarhynchus parvulus chromosome 3, STF_HiC, whole genome shotgun sequence genome contains:
- the LOC115902838 gene encoding LOW QUALITY PROTEIN: lutropin-choriogonadotropic hormone receptor-like (The sequence of the model RefSeq protein was modified relative to this genomic sequence to represent the inferred CDS: inserted 1 base in 1 codon), whose amino-acid sequence is MVPRLLPLLLLLLXGAGGRALPLRCACTHGALRCPPPAHGALPAPARASFTHLPVKVIPSHAFEGLQDAFIIEISQSDSLERIEASAFDSLPSLSEILILNTKNLLHIEDGAFRNLPRLKYLSICNTGIRQFPDLTQIFSMEAHFILELCDNLCMTIIPQNAFQGMNNESLTLKLYKNGFEDIHSHAFNGTKLNQLILKDNKNLRRIHNDALRGATGPDVLDISSTALESLPSYGLEAIQILNATSSYSLKRLPPLDKFSSLLEAVLTYPSHCCAFRNLRTERQNLLFSIFDNFSKECESTMRRPTNEMLDDSNSTLLWSPERKMHPFGTDYESSPYSYSTIFDDSEMASFDFEYDFCQPKVLTCTPEPDAFNPCEDILGYSFLRVLIWFINILAIAGNFTVLLVLLTSHYKLTVPRFLMCNLSFADFCMGLYLLLIASVDAQTSGQYYNHAIDWQTGGGCSTAGFFTVFASELSVYTLTVITLERWHTITYAMQLDRKLRLRHAVPIMLGGWLFSIGIALLPLFGVSSYMKVSICLPMDIETGLSQAYILLILVLNVVAFVVICACYIKIYIAVQNPELVAANKDTKVAKRMAILIFTDFTCMAPISFFAISAAFKVPLITVTNSKILLVLFYPVNSCANPFLYAIFTKAFRRDFFLLMSKLGCCKSRAELYRMNYFSAYNSNCKNGGAATAPTKASQAFLLLSALEKPYPAARDKTSHKENLPRVPSYPLQGQL